The Drosophila mauritiana strain mau12 chromosome 2R, ASM438214v1, whole genome shotgun sequence genome has a segment encoding these proteins:
- the LOC117137046 gene encoding LOW QUALITY PROTEIN: uncharacterized protein LOC117137046 (The sequence of the model RefSeq protein was modified relative to this genomic sequence to represent the inferred CDS: inserted 1 base in 1 codon; deleted 2 bases in 1 codon; substituted 5 bases at 5 genomic stop codons), translating into MLPNXLTAEYLQPKLRTYYKDDQLKVLKVWAKPATEKGQNYMSLMTRIHVDIQQGDGLFQNKTYIIKEALSEGVPQAKVFLEYDVYNREMDMYEFIPPKMNELLQEVGLTGKFTADXDREYSTMILEDLAQYNYVNADRVKQLDLAHTKFTLEVLAKFHAASIIVKQRHPELLTTSLYTHFFSRDKKGYTEVYKGVLXAFIRFINEQPALKKKNGNDKLEKLHGNIMDYGASTFEVGEQELLTLNHGDCWTTNFMYQYDDASNPQSAVAIDFQFSNFTSPANDLHLFFTVSREXXSTRDEVQDMESELVEKYYSDLKTNLDTLSYNGIFPSLQEFQKQFESRRFMCLLAHLFKPVIIYEGTEVSSDFSSVYKDTEEGIRFQKSIYANERVLXSATKLLAMHDAKGVLDLQ; encoded by the exons ATGTTACCCAATTGACTTACTGCAGAGTATTTGCAGCCGAAACTGAGGACTTACTACAAGGATGATCAGCTGAAGGTCCTGAAAGTCTGGGCCAAGCCTGCAACTGAAAAAGGTCAGAACTACATGAGCCTCATGACCCGTATTCACGTGGACATTCAGCAGGGCGATGgtttatttcaaaataaaaccTACATTATCAAGGAAGCCCTATCGGAAGGTGTTCCTCAGGCAAAGGTATTTTTGGAGTATGATGTGTATAATCGGGAAATGGATATGTACGAGTTTATCCCGCCGAAGATGAATGAACTTCTTCAAGAAGTTGGCCTTACCGGAAAGTTCACTGCAG ACGACCGAGAATATAGCACCATGATATTGGAAGATCTGGCGCAGTATAACTACGTGAATGCAGATCGAGTGAAGCAGCTGGATCTGGCTCATACGAAATTTACTTTGGAAGTGTTGGCCAAGTTCCATGCAGCATCTATTATCGTGAAACAGCGCCATCCCGAACTCCTGACCACGAGTCTATATACTCACTTCTTTTCGCGAGACAAAAAAGGTTACACTGAGGTGTACAAAGGTGTTTTATAGGCTTTTATAAGGTTCATAAATGAACAACCAGCTTTAAAGAAAAAGAACGGTAAT GATAAATTAGAAAAATTGCATGGAAACATCATGGATTATGGAGCTAGCACCTTTGAGGTTGGAGAACAAGAGCTGCTGACCTTGAACCATGGTGATTGCTGGACCACCAATTTTATGTATCAGTATGATGATGCGAGTAATCCCCAATCAGCCGTAGCCATAGACTTTCAATTCAGCAACTTCACCTCCCCTGCCAACGACTTGCATTTATTCTTCACCGTTTCACGGGAATGATGAAGCACGCGGGATGAAGTTCAGGACATGGAATCCGAACTTGTTGAGAAATACTACAGCGACCTCAAAACGAACCTGGATACTTTGTCCTATAATGGCATATTTCCCAGCCTCCAGGAGTTCCAGAAACAGTTCGAAAGTCGTCGATTCATGT GTCTGTTGGCCCATCTCTTCAAGCCCGTTATAATATACGAAGGTACTGAAGTGAGCTCAGACTTCTCAAGTGTCTATAAAGATACCGAAGAGGGCATTCGATTCCAGAAATCTATCTATGCCAACGAAAGGGTGTTGTAAAGTGCCACAAAATTATTAGCCATGCATGATGCGAAGGGTGTTTTGGATCTTCAGTAG